The Fusarium fujikuroi IMI 58289 draft genome, chromosome FFUJ_chr05 DNA segment TCTTTAAATAGAGTGATCTTTTGGCCTCTAGAATCGCGAGTAGAGATATATGTGTATCGAGAGACGTCGTTGGATCCAGCTCGTCGGATTCTAACCGAGTAAGGAGCGCAGGTAAAAGATTCTTGAGGAGGAATAGGATAAGAAGTGATCAATCTCGAAGCCGGAACCTGTGCAAAGTCAGCAACAATCTACCCGAAATCTGGTGAGAAAGCATACATCATATATGCTAATGGTTTCTCCATCCACACCAACAACCAGTTCTgtcctctttctcttcttctgaccATCGCGCAAACCATACACCTCCCGCGCAACGATGCGGCCTTCAGTATGGTCCAAGGGTCGGGGGAGGGTCGCCAGCACAAATGGCTTGTGTATTCTATACTCGGAAGCCATGGCGACTACGGTACTACAATGATGAATTATACCGTGGGCTGAAAGAGATACAATTCGTTGTATCGAGACTTTCGACCTACACTTTTTCCTTCGACGATCGACAGGTGAAGCTtcacaaaaaaaaaagttggAGCGGGCCGAAACAAATTCCGTTGGTGGGGCGGGATCAGTGGGTCTCAAACGCCTGCCGCCAAAAATGATCCCTGACGTAGAAGAGAAGGTACGTATCTAGCGCGAATCGACGCGTTCAGTGGTTTCTACCATTTCCATTAACGCGTACCCTGGCTAGGCTCTTTATTCAACTATATCCACGGGCAACGCTTTCAGTTCATTCACATCAAGACAAAGGCTCGCCTCGCATTGGAATCTTTGttctattactataagattCTACTAaactttgtttctttttgcctTCCCAAGAATCCATATTCCGGTGTTACATTCATGAAATGGTGGTCTAACATTAAGCTTAAAGGTGCTTAGAACATCGAAATCTCCAGCTCGTTGTATGCTGACACCGCAACTCTCGCAGCTTTCGACGCATCAATGGGATCAGTCTTGGTCGAGAGGATGGCCCAGGAAGGCATGAGGGAACCTGAGGTGAAGAAAGTCCACCCTTTCTTTGCTAAGGGTCCTGCTCCCGACGTTGCCAACCCCCCAAACAGCGCAGAACCGTCGCCTAAAGTTTTGAGCAGCGAAACTCCTCGTGAAGACGCTGAGCCAGTTCCAGAGACTCAACCCAGTAGAAGACGTCGAAAGGCCGACGCGTCCCTCTCACTTGATGCGCCTGGACCGAAGAGACCACGACGAAAACGCCAGGGCGATGCAGCTTCAAGCAACTCGAACGCGACTATTGAGCAGAGTCTTAGAATCATGCCTAAGGAGCCTGTCTCTACGAAACTGGAACCCGAACTGACCAGTATCGCATCTATAAACCCCACCGAGACCGCTTCACAATCCAATCCTTCGAGCAATGCGGATCCCAAAGTCAAGGGCAAAGTACTAAAATGGAACCCAAAGACAGGGACATTGGGTTCGCCCCCAAAGCCCAAATCGAAGAGCCCTCCATCTCGAATGGTGTACATGAAGTATGGACGTGACAATGCTAATCGAAAAGATATGGGGGATAAGATAACCCAGATCCTAGAAGGCAAGATATTGTTCCCACCAACACCGCccaagagaaaaggaaggaAGGCAAAAGAGGACTGCATGGCCAAAATCGAGGATATGTCAAAGACCACACACCCATTCTTTACTGGAAAGGCAAAGCAAAACACGAAAACAGAAAGCCAATCTGCTTCCAAAGGACAGCCATCTTCGGCACGACAGACTGTATTCATGTCCACGCCAATGTCTCCTAAAAAGCCTCGGAACCCATTTATCGTGAACAAGCAACCCCCGCGGTTTGGCGTCAAGACTGGCGTAACCAGGGTGCCCGGGGCTATGCAGCCTCTGTGGCCAGCGAAGGGAATGGCTCATGTTCGTGGCTTTGATCTCGAACTTAATCCTGCCTCATTGTCGTCCGAGGAGCATATGGATAAAAAGTCCAAAGGCTCTACTGTCACAATCACCCCCGACGAGTCTGTGCTGGACAGGTTCTGCGCCAATATGGATCTTGCTGTTCTCCGAGAATCACTGCCTAGGAATCACGATAATTTTGAACCCGCCCCCAAGGAACTACGAACCCCTAGCCGGCACTTCGAAAGTGGACGAAAACTTCAAAAACGGATCCGGTCAGAACTCAGGACCCTACGGATGGCCAGCACCGTAGATAATGACGATGCGATGATGTGCGACACGTCCGAGGTTTCTGCAAGAACAACACACCCGGCAGTCAGCCGTTTATACGAAATGCTTGAGACTAGCCTTTCTGCATACGATAGATCAACGTGTGAATCTCTGGCCTGGACGCAGAAGTACGCTCCAGCTGCAGCATCAGAGGTTCTCCAGGCTGGAAAAGAGGCCTTCCTACTAAGGGACTGGTTACAAACACTGAAAGTTCAGTCTGTAACTATAACAGCCGATAATACAGTAATCAAGGCAAAGTCAAAAACAAAAGCAGtaccgaagaagaagagaaagatggaTGAGCTGGATGATTTTATCGTCAGTAGCGAAGAGGAAGCAAACGCGATGGATGAGATCTCTGAGAACGAGGACGATTGGGCACCTGCCGGCTCAGGAttgctgaagaagacagTCGTTCGAAATGGCAACTCGGCAATGGAGCAGGGAAGACTAACGAATGCTGTGGTTATCAGTGGTCCTCACGGGAGTGGCAAGTCGGCGACAGTTTACGCAATAGCAAAAGAATTGGGATTCGAAATATTCGAAATCAACTCTGCAAGTAGACGAAATGGCAAGGATATCTTGGAGAAAGTTGGCGACATGACACGGAACCACCTTGTTCACCAACACCGCGCAGATCCCGGTTCTGGAACCATGGACGAAGATGAGACTTCTCGGGATTTGAAGTCAGGGAAGCAAGGCACAATGACTGCCTTTTTCCAGAAGTCGAGGGTCTCCAAACCACCCGCCAAGAAACCCACCGAGGAGAAATTGCCCGAAACAACAAAAGCCAGCTCGGCTAAGAGCCAGAAGCAGTCATTAATTCTGCTGGAAGAAGTTGACGTCTTATACGAGGAAGACAAGCAATTTTGGGCAACATTGATGGGAATGATGGCACAATCGAAACGACCGTTCATCATGACCTGCAACGACGAAAGCATGGTGCCTCTCCAGAGCCTTAACCTCCATGGCATTTTCCGATTCGCACCTTCACCTATGGATCTTGCTGTCGACCTCTGTCTTCTCGCCGCAGCTAATGAAGGGCACATTCTACGACGCACAGCTGTTGAAGCCTTGTACAAGTCTAGAAATAACGACCTCAGGTCCTCGCTAACAGAACTCAACTACTGGTGCCAGATCGGGGTCGGGGATCGTAAGGGAGGATTCGACTGGTTCTGCCTGCGATGGCCCAAAGGGACCGACCTTGACGAAAACGGCGATGTAGTACGAGTACTGAGTGAGGACACTTACCGCAAGGGCATGGGCTGGATTGGCCGTGACCTGATTGCTACGTGCCCTGATCCACTGGAgtcagaagaggaggcaaTGAAACAGGCATGGGATTCCTGGGCATTAGATATGGGCGAGTGGAACACTATCCTGGATTTGTCATCGTGGGCCGATGGTGTCTCTCAACAAGTATCGCAAGAAAGCCAGAGGCTTGAGGCGCTTGAAGCCTTTGATGAGTTCTGCACCTCAATGAGCGATGCAGATCTCCTGACAAGCGGCACTTTAGGGATCGGATTTCAGGAGATGATCGATCCGGAACTGCCTGAAATACCAGCCAAGATGCGAGACGATTTCATCATCGGAAGCCGTCTCCTTGAGGCAGACCCCAAGGTGGTGCAGTCCTCGCCTAGTGTCAACCTCTCCTTGTCTCTCAAATCTCTATCAAGGCAAAGCCTTATGCATGCTTCACCCACACTCAACACTTCCAAGACACTCCTCGAACCACTCACAGAGAAGCGAGCGGTTGAGTCCCTTGACCACTCATTTGAGCCTCAAACCGCGCCGCTGAGCCGCATGGACCTTGCGTATGCATTCGATCCTATTGCCATAAATGAGAGGTTGTCGGCGGCCAGTTACCTTGACCCATCAGTGTTTGACAGGACCACAAAACTCATTGTCCTAGACGTGGCGCCATGGGTACGCGGGATCGTGGAGTTTGACAACACCCTGATGCAAGAGCGGCTCAAGTTGAGTAACCTCCTAAGCGAGGGGGGCAAGCGGAAGAGGATGCGCACGACGCGCAGTGCATATTCAGCTATGGAAGGGGGCGAGAGGAGAACTACACGTCGTGAGAGGTACTTTGGAGACACCCTCAACACGGTCTTTGTGAGACGTACCGCCGGCAAGGGCTGGCTGGATGCTGTGGAGAAAACAGCCCCAAGGGAGACAACAGGGAGTCTACCCAACAGTTCACCGCCGTCCTCGCCAGCATCGAGCATTTAACGAGGGCAGAACCACCCTGGGTGGGTTATGCGGTATATACCAAACGCGAATTGACTTGGAAGGATCATGATACATACGCATATAGGTCGGCAAGCTTGGTTTTTGGGGAGTCTCTTGCTCGGGATTGCACAGCACAGTCTCAGAATTACGCATATTATAGAACACATTTTGAAAATATATGTTTATAAACCAGTCCCATGTGTATCTGAACGCCGTATCATTGTCTCATGTAGCATAAAAGTCGTAAAAATTGTCAAATAAACACTCAACCAACCCGTTGCAGTACAATTCAATTCCATTCAACCCTCCCAATAGACGTGAATGACAGCAGAATAAATAAACAAATGTACGAAAAGTCATCCCATTGTCAGGCTATGTCACCACTCAGGGTGTATAGGAGCAGGCTGAACGGCGGTCCTCCTCCGCTCAGCATAGACTGGCTGGGCCTGAACATGGTGATCGTCAGCAGGATATGGCAATCGCTCAGCAGGCTGCCTCATCCTCTCATACTCAGGCCGTGGCATTCGCTCAAAGTTCTGAGGTCGCCTGCGATCAACCTCTTCGTAGTAGACAGCATCGCCACGACGTCGAGTTGTTCGCTCAACTACACGCTCACCATTCTCAGGTGAGCGGCGGCGACGATGGTTAGGTCGGTCTGAGCGGTGATGTTTGGATGAATGCTCCCAGTCTTCATGATCACCGTACAGAACACCCTTGGGCCAGACCTTGTGGGCTACAACAGCAGCGACACCAATACCGGCTAGGAGGCCAGCCGTAGTCTTGAAGAGcccatggtgatgatggttgtCGCTGCGCTTGGAGCGACGAGATGGTGAGCGTGAGCTTGATCGAGACGAGAGTCTTCCTCGTGATTTAGAGCGGGATACCATGCGAGACGAAGGTCTCCCACGAGGTGCCTGTGATCGACCACGAGAGGGCGAAGGGGTACGGCTCCTAGACAATGGCGATCGGATGGGAGACGGGCTTGGCATTCTATCATGGACAGAACTGCGACGTTCAAAGGATCCAGAGCGAGGAGAGTTCTGCATGATGGGCCAAGACTCGCTAGTGCTAGTGTCGGCAGTGATCTGTATGCGTGCGTATGTATACGTAGGCGTATATATGTAAGTATGTATGTCTCACTTGACTGAAGTTTCAAGTGTTATATAAGTCTCGGTAAGGGCACAACTCCAGCGGTAGATTTGTGCCCGATTGGGTTTTATTTGTTGTTACTTGGTGATCTGAAGCAAATTTTCTTTCTGTTGGACAAGGACCAGCGTTCTAACGTGAGagagtcagagtcagccCTCAGTCGCGCCAGATGGGGTTTCTGTAAGGATTGTACCTGAAGCAGGACCCACGGCTCAACAAGAAACTAACTGGAATTTGCCTTCTAAGCACTTGGAAGACTCTGGTATTTTTTACTGTGCTGTGcttctggtgctggtgcttaTAAAAGACCTAACAGGGATGTCCTTGTTGGAGGACTAGGTAGGTTATGACGTACAAGAAGACGGAAACACGACGGGGCTATCACGATGAAAGGAATTGACAATTGCTCTTAGGGGACTGGAGATCATCCGAGGGAGACACTGTCGATTTATGAGCAAAATCCCCCAGACCGATAAGTTACAGGTCAGTGGCTTAGACGATATTGTCGATCTCTTTGAGGGATAAACATGCGGGGAGATATTGGTAGCTGAATGAAGGAATAAATGACTTGATACGAGAGAGTCAATCAGGTCCAGACCAAGAGTATAAGCCTCTTGAGCAATATAACACGCATGCCATGTCTCTTTTCCATCTGCCGTCCCTCAACGAGGCGAAGCAGGATTTGAGGATTTGATCCTATTAGTCCCCCCAAATACGATAGAGTCTTTCTTCACTGCATCTGCATCGTAAACACCCCCTGTTTATGCACACGACGTCACACTACAAGGGGTCTCCCGATGCCGCGGATCCGACCACTCACTCAGTCACTCACCCACGCCTCTGTGACATTCATCCAGTCTTGTCATTTGCTGGCTGGTAATTGACTGGGCGATGTTTTATTCGTGAGACTGGTACTCAGCGGTAAAGTGCATGTTCCTGATGAGTTGGCAATATCTCTCTCGTCTTACTCAAGCATATTCATGTCTTGTCAATTTGCGCTTTGGGTGAGATGCCTTTGTGAGGCTGCACTTGCAGGGCTAACATAAAACATTAGCACGGGTTCCTACATAAGGCGTTCGAATGTGCCAGTGTCGCCCGGTTGCTGTGTCTCTCATATATTGTTAGATATAGAGCGTGTTCTCAACTGTGTTCAAGGTGTGGATTGCCCTGCAATATCACGACCAACTCTCACCTGAGACGAGTCGAGTAAGTGAAGCATTTAATGCATTGCTCGGTATCAGCATCGACATCGTTATTGGAGTTGGGCAAAAGCTTCCTGGTGTGTTTCAGATATCGATATGGCCCATGTTAGTGACTTTGATTGTATCAGCATCCGCCTTACGGGCTTATAGGGCTTCTTCATATTAAACCTCTGACAGACATATCCTTGTCACCTTACGACAATCTCCTCATTCGAGAACATAAACGTTTTGACTGTCTAAACATACACGTGGTGACTTGGTTGGGACACTCGAGGTGAAGGCCCTGTGCATATCGGCCTTCAGTGAAGTAGTGATAGGGATGAGCAACACCTCAAAGGCATGATACAGATATTCTATATGAgtttaatacttatattcTCACTATAGCGGGCTGACTTCATTCATTAGTGTTTTATATGGGGTCATCCAGTGCACCTTAGCCTTCTGCAAGCTCCACGCATGTACTTGAAAGATATAACTTGTTGGGTTAAAACTTGACCATTCATATGTCTAGCCAGTAAAGTTATTTACAGTCTCCAATGCCACAAGAGTTACCAATTCAAGATACCCTTCATATACCATGACTACAATCAGGTCTTGCAGTCTATGTTAACCAAACATTCCATCAACATGAACACAGGGACTCATGAAACACCTGATCAAACCGGATGAAAATAATCGAAATTACGATGATCGCTTCCCAAACGCACAAGAAACAGTGTACCAGTACCGAATGACTCTCCTTCCAGGTTGTGGATATGCAAAGTTCGATCCAGACCTCATACAAATCGTATATCGACGATGAAACAATGAACAATAGCATCACTTCTCGCGGTCAAACTCAGGAAAATGCATGTTATTACACATTCTTGGATTGCCTCTATTCTACACAGTGTCACCATCTGGTGTAGGTTTGTGCTGTGATGCCTACTTGGAGTGTGGGCATCAAGTGTGTTGTGGCAGTCCGTCCACAaaccatccatctcatcaatctttttctttatcctTGTGAGTATACAGCCACCAAGTGCTTCTTACGAGCTATGAACGGGCTCAGTGGATGAGCAGTCTTGAGCATTGGTGTTAACTCAGAGAAGACGTCCTCAATAAAAGGTTTGACATGGCGGTTGACTTTAAGTTTCCGTTGTCACGACAAGATTTTCCTTCGCATATACACAAGTACACTGAATTTGTTCCTGTTTCTTTTCATTATGTTTGACTCATTCACTGTCATCATCGACTTTCGTTGAAAAGCAGGTCAGTTCGCAGCATTGCATATCCCACTTCACCATCAGCCTGTGCCAGATGATGTTGGATTCCAGCATGC contains these protein-coding regions:
- a CDS encoding related to ELG1 protein required for S phase progression and telomere homeostasis, which translates into the protein MGSVLVERMAQEGMREPEVKKVHPFFAKGPAPDVANPPNSAEPSPKVLSSETPREDAEPVPETQPSRRRRKADASLSLDAPGPKRPRRKRQGDAASSNSNATIEQSLRIMPKEPVSTKLEPELTSIASINPTETASQSNPSSNADPKVKGKVLKWNPKTGTLGSPPKPKSKSPPSRMVYMKYGRDNANRKDMGDKITQILEGKILFPPTPPKRKGRKAKEDCMAKIEDMSKTTHPFFTGKAKQNTKTESQSASKGQPSSARQTVFMSTPMSPKKPRNPFIVNKQPPRFGVKTGVTRVPGAMQPLWPAKGMAHVRGFDLELNPASLSSEEHMDKKSKGSTVTITPDESVLDRFCANMDLAVLRESLPRNHDNFEPAPKELRTPSRHFESGRKLQKRIRSELRTLRMASTVDNDDAMMCDTSEVSARTTHPAVSRLYEMLETSLSAYDRSTCESLAWTQKYAPAAASEVLQAGKEAFLLRDWLQTLKVQSVTITADNTVIKAKSKTKAVPKKKRKMDELDDFIVSSEEEANAMDEISENEDDWAPAGSGLLKKTVVRNGNSAMEQGRLTNAVVISGPHGSGKSATVYAIAKELGFEIFEINSASRRNGKDILEKVGDMTRNHLVHQHRADPGSGTMDEDETSRDLKSGKQGTMTAFFQKSRVSKPPAKKPTEEKLPETTKASSAKSQKQSLILLEEVDVLYEEDKQFWATLMGMMAQSKRPFIMTCNDESMVPLQSLNLHGIFRFAPSPMDLAVDLCLLAAANEGHILRRTAVEALYKSRNNDLRSSLTELNYWCQIGVGDRKGGFDWFCLRWPKGTDLDENGDVVRVLSEDTYRKGMGWIGRDLIATCPDPLESEEEAMKQAWDSWALDMGEWNTILDLSSWADGVSQQVSQESQRLEALEAFDEFCTSMSDADLLTSGTLGIGFQEMIDPELPEIPAKMRDDFIIGSRLLEADPKVVQSSPSVNLSLSLKSLSRQSLMHASPTLNTSKTLLEPLTEKRAVESLDHSFEPQTAPLSRMDLAYAFDPIAINERLSAASYLDPSVFDRTTKLIVLDVAPWVRGIVEFDNTLMQERLKLSNLLSEGGKRKRMRTTRSAYSAMEGGERRTTRRERYFGDTLNTVFVRRTAGKGWLDAVEKTAPRETTGSLPNSSPPSSPASSI